A stretch of DNA from Oreochromis aureus strain Israel breed Guangdong linkage group 10, ZZ_aureus, whole genome shotgun sequence:
CTGTGGAACAGAGAAAATCCTGAACAAATTCAAACTTTTTGAAATTATTAAATGCTGGGAAATCTTTCTACCCtggcaaagaaatcattaaatgtATATGCAAACAGTTTTGGGGAGTAAAGGAATACATTTACCGgagttacgtatttaaaatacaaaatatgagtaactgtattccgttaccggtaccgtttaaaaaggtggtattcagagtATCAGTTTTCCTCTGAAACAGTAAGTTCCATTGGAGGAGCCTTTcaatgcctctctctgtctcccgctagcaaagttgacccagacaacaaagtaaagcaagTTTTTGGTTACGAGCCCTACACGGATCCCGTGCCAGGGGTACCTTTACTACGAGGTCCCTTtacagaggtccctttactacggttcggagtcGCGGACGTGTTTTATATAcacgcggaatagttttctatacaagATCGCTCCAAAAGtacagccttacctaatgtccaccctactgttactcattttatattaagatttaaaaatctagttggaattggtatggtgagtaaccttcagtaatagtaataaatcacagcaatagtacattcatgtagtagtaaaaagcatgataatatattaagtaatccaaagtattcagaatacgttactctcattgagtaacgtaatggaatacattacaaaatacattttggggcatgtattctgtaatttGAAGTGGAGggatgggagggagagccttcagttttcaggcccctcttctatggaaccagcttccagtttggattctggagacagacactatctctacttttaagattaggcttaaaacattcctttttgctaaaccagttagggctggaccaggtgatcctgaatcctcccttagttatccTGCAACAGGTGTAGACTGCcaggggattcccatgatgcattgagtttttttcttgtcaatcacctttttcactcactatttGTTAATAGACCTCCCTGCATTGAATagtacttgttattaatctctggctctcttccacagcatgtcttctatgctgtcttccttctctcaccccaaccagtcgcagcagatggccgcccctccctgagcctggttctgtcggaggtgtcttcctgttaaaaggtagtttttccttcccactgttgccaaagtgcttgctcatagggggtcattcgactgctgggtttttctctgtatgtattattgtagggtctaccttacaaaataaaatgttgttgtgattaggcgctatataattaaaattgaattgaattgaatacattttaaaagtaactttcccaacactgtatgcaaacttctgaccacaactgaaTAAAAAGATCAGTAGGAGGTAGAAACTGCAATTCAGGACATACATACACTCACATGGCTGCTAACATATGCACAGGCAGAGGTTGAGCTTAGCTAAAGGTCTCACTTGATGGCAGTGTTCAGGAGCTGGATCTCCTCTTTCAGTTTCTGAGCCTCCTCATGCAGCTGAGCTCTCTCCTGCTGCATCTTAGTGATGTACTCGGCGGTCTTCTGCAGTGTGGTGGCTTTGctgatctgcacacagcagaGAGAGGGATTACCATACATCAATCATATGATTGATTGATGTATGGTAATCCCATATGATAAGATGATTGACAATAATTATTCACCATTatgaataattatttaaatcgACAAGCTCAAATCTGGTTGCACTGTTAATGCTAAGACTTAGCATTTGCATGTTAAATATTACAATTTTCTCATTAAACTCTGCAGTAACTCTACTGTATCCAACTTTCAGCATATCCATCTAAAATGCAGCAACGCATGTTTTCGCAGTACCTTTATGCTTGGCTGAGAGCTCAGTGTTGACACGAGGTTATGTAAAGTGTCAAATCCCAGTTTGATGTTGAAACGCCTCTTCTGCTCTGCTGAGATGTGAGTTATCCTCCTGGTGTCTGTTTGCTGCACACAGCAGAGCTCATAAATATATATGTCAcacttcacacacattcacaaacttaGATAGCAATAAGACTCCTATGTTCTCACTCATCACTTAACAAGGACTTgattatatttatatgtataaaaaagaaTATATCCAGGATGTCCTACCTTACTTGATTCTAGCTTTCCATATCCCGAGAACCCTGAGTGTGGAGACTCCAGGTTGGAGGCTTTGTCTAGAGGGTTTGGTGGTGATGTTTGTCCTGGATGTGTTGGAAACTTAActagagaaaaaataaataacatgcaTGGCATTTATGTATTATATTTGTTGGAACGTAGATGCCCCTATGCACGTCAAACCCCGCAGTAATGAGTTTTTAATCCATTAAATCAGCTAGACATGTTTTGGCTGTGGATGCTGGCATTTAATTAAGGCTTCAGCAGTACAAATTCAGTCAGGAACATAAAGTTCAAAAGAAGATTGATATTTTTATCTGCAGTAATTATCTTTGGTGTAATGGCTCTCCACTGGGGCTTTGCATTCAATGTGCCACTTAACATTCATAGCAGGAAAGGTGAAGGTGAGGAGAGCGGTAAAGAAGGAGCTTGGGTTGGGGGTGGGTTGCTAAGTGGCTTGCAGCAGCCCAGCCTCCAACTGTGCAGAGGCCAAAAACTATTAAACTGTTACACTATATGATACTTTTTTATCATGATAGGTTTGTGAATAGGCTGTGTAATAAATTTGGGCAACCAAAATTGACAAAATGTCCATCAACCATAAATAGATATAACTGTTAAATAATGAGGGTGCACTGTAAATGGACTTGGGATGagtgaaaataacatttttactgAATGATGAGTTTAGATTTGAGACCCCACAGAAGCCTGATAACAAAGCAGCATTTTGCAAATTAAGATTGATCATTTAGATTTAGTTTCTCTTTTTGGTCATGAGCTGCAgcgtaataaataataataataaaaaaaaaacatttactctGCAGTGCTCAAGCAGGAAAACTGATGACTTTGATTCTAAAAGAACAAACTCACTTATCAGCTGCTCATTAGTTTCTGCAAGTGAATCTCTTATTAGTTAGTTGTCAGTTCCTGTCACAGCACaacaaatatttatattttgaagCAGTCAGACTGTGCTCTGTGACTTTTAATGTTTACAGTAACATTCTTTAACACCTGCTTGTGTATTCAGTGTTAAAATGACACCACTTTCTTGTTCACATATAGCTTCTTCTTTGCACATCAGAGCTTTAAGCTTTCAGGAAGTGTTCCTGACTCCATGCAGTGATCATTCccgtttttaatgcagtgcccCCTGAGCCTGAAGATCACAGGCATCCAGCATTGATTATCAGTGCTGCAACTTACACACAGAGATTTCCCCATACTCAGAAACCTTTGATGACATTATGTAATGTACAAGTAGTCAAGAGATAGTCAAGGTCTTCATGCTTTTATGCTGATGAACATTACTTTAAAATTGGTccataaaacaaattaaatgaaaacattaaatgaaaacaaacaaacaaacaaaaaaaatgcagaaattttaaatttgtgcttacttgattatttctttgttgtaataATGCTTCATGGCAATAAATTTTATACTGCTGGAAAGACACATTTCCAGGGAAAATGCATTTCTGGGTTGAGCAGGTTGCACCGATGTAAAACTTTACTTCTCTACAAATGCCATGTTGTTCATTGTATTGGAGGATTAAAGTCTGAAGAAACAAGTCATAGTCAGCCAACATAACCCCACAGGCTGACAACAAATGCTGGCTGAAGAATGTGATGCCATCCCACAGCACCGTGTGTCCAGCTGGTGACCAGCATGAGGAAGTGGTGCCAGGCTGTTACGGCTGTGTATGGTTCTTCCACATGTTACTAAGGCCCCTGTTTGTTAAATGGATAAACTGTTAAATTGCTGATAATAAATTACACTACACAAGAGTCAGTAGCAGAACAAGCTGTTTGTCATTTGCAGAGAAGATGGCACATTTTTCATGGGCACAAACCacatttagtttaaaaaacaaacatacaaacaaacaaacaaaaaaaccccaaacccaCTAATTTCCTTACATTTTGTGCAGTTTATCAAATTGTGCTGACCTGTTGACAGTTAAGCATCTGGTATGGTTTTTTTTGCATTCTACTGTAAATCAAATATGGGTTTTTAAGATTTGCAAGTCATTGCTTTCTGTACCACTTTTTTGTAAATGGGGTTGTATCACTCCCTGAAGCAGTGAGGTCCTACCAGTTAAGCTGCTCCTGTCAGTGCTgtagagctgaacaggtgacaGTTTCTCAGTCTTGGGAACGAGGAGGGTTGTCCCAGTGTCTGAGGTACCGTGGGTAAGCAGGGCAGACACAGCAGAGGCTTTGGAGGTGCTGGTGTGAGGTCCACTGTGGCCCAGGGTGGCACTCTGGCTTTGCAGAGGTGTCAACACAGGGATCCCTACCGACCAACTGGCCCCGTGCTGCAGCTGTGATGAAGCTCCACCTACATGTGTGCATCTGCTTGTCTGCTGAGCAACATATCGTGTCCAATTAGAAGACCTGTCtcacaaaaatgaaatcacTTTCCCCTGAAAGGATGTGGCACAGAGTATTTAGAGCAGAGGTTTTAACCAACGCCTATAAAAATGATTAGGAACTTATAATGGATGTAAATCTGCTTGCTGAAAAGAGACCGCTTGCTATGTCCAGCACACAGCACTCCTTCAGTTGCTCATACTTAAATACATATATCAGTAACACAATGCTGAGTGGCCTTATGGATATGAATATCCATTCTCCAGTAGCACTTGGTAAAAGTGACTAAAGTTCATCAGTTATTTCTTGTTGACATGCTGTGCTAAGCCAGTTTTCCACACTCACTGAGGAGGTAGAGGATGATGACCTCTGAGCTTTGGCTGTCACTGGAGCAGTATTAAATCCCAGGGTTGGCTttcctgaaaacacaaaaatcaaaaatttaACATAGGCCcactgcattttttatttttgttttacatacaAGATGAGGAAGAACATGTCAGAATTCACTCACGTTCATGAGCCCCAGTGGAGAGCAGTTTAGCCAAACAGCTAGTGGGTGGTGGGGCAGATGGAAGTACAGGGGGGGCAGCTGTCCTCGGCCCTCCTGTCTTTTGCTTATGCTTCCCTTTGGCCCCCGTAAATGTCACCTGCTCTGGCACCGAGaagcagtgagctgctgtgaCAGAGGGCAGCGCTGCATGTACCGGGTCAGATACGACAGCCGGGTAAGAGAGAGAGTGGCAGGGAGTCTGGGAGTACATGTCCCCTGTGTGAGGGTATCCGTGAGCCTGCTGCGCAGCACCCTGAGCCCCCATGGTGGAGGCTGTGTGAGTGATGACAGTAGAGGTCCCACTGGTCATCGTACAGTAACCAAACTTGTGGCATGGCAATGGGTACAAAAAGGGAATACTTGCAGAGGCCGTCTGCTCAGTGCTGCTGCTAAATGCTATAGAAACAGGTGCATCGTGGTATGACTGATGTCCATAAGGCATGGCTTCTGTTATGATGTCGGATGTGTGGTATTCTCCACAATCCTGGACAGAGCTGGTCTGGTTTGGCCGGGTATTAGATATAGAGGGGTGGGGCAGATTGTCAGAAGGTAGATTGGGctgggaaagaaaaaataaatgtgttttactgATTAAACAAGAATAGCATTAGATGTTGGAATAATGGAATAATCCTGCAGCAGTAAACACAAGCAGAAGAAGCTGATAACAGCAGCAGTACCTGAGCCAGCTGCGTGTCGATAAGAAGCTGGGGAGCTGTTGCCACAGGGGAGGGAACTGGAGCAAACGCTGCACTAGAAGAACTCTCAAAATAGCTACAGTCCGCAAAACCAGTGTGCTCGGTGGGCTGGCCACGGCTGTTCATAAAGATATCTGAGAAAGAGTACAGTATATATAGTATGTTATTTAGAATATCAGCTGGAAAAGGCACTGATACAGCAGGAAGATTTAAAAGAATAATCTAATTAAATAAagtacatgtaaaatatatggGCATTCAACATAACAAAATACCCGACATGTTAATCATCTGTGCATAAGTAACTCGAACTTTATGCTGAAAAGGACATAGGAAGTAGAAACTTACATGGTCCTTTCCCTTCTTCCTGTCTAATGAATGATAGAAATATTCTTTTAAATGGCCTGCCagtggctcacacacacacacacacacacacacacacacacacacacacacacacacacacacacacacacacactttttcctTAGATTTTACTTCATGGTAACACAATACATGGAAAGTAGGATAGTGCTCTCTGGTGGACAACTGAAGAAACAGTAGTTACACCAAATAAggattttgtattttgtgtacTGCAGTTTCTTTTACATTGTATATACAGTGACCAGTGTAGCATTCCAATAAAAACCAGTGTGTCACTGGAAATTTTTGCAGATGCCTTATTCTAGAAATCGTATATCACTAGTACTTACActtctgacctcacaaatgcagttttggaagaatggtcaaaaattcccataaacaatCCTAAatcttgtggaaagccttcccagaagagctGAAGCTGTCATATCTCCAAAGGGTGAGTCAACATTATATTAAACCTTATGGATTAAAAATGGGATGTCACTTAAGTTCATTTGCATGTGAAGGCAGACAAGTGAATACTTTTTGCAGTATTCACTTGCAAAAAGTAAGTGAATACTTACTTTTTCGATTGTTcccactgagggaacaatggacctcacagcccattgttccctcagtgggctggtttcagtcattatgcaaatgtactgtttataacgtttggggaaacctgcagtcagctgagactgaagaagtcacttggatgagtgacgaaaggtttc
This window harbors:
- the LOC116325918 gene encoding carbohydrate-responsive element-binding protein-like isoform X2, whose protein sequence is MAGKGSVCSAGESQLQDFLESDSDPEGEPARVAGTGPSPESFPRTQVIHSGHFMVSSPHSDSAARRRKSGGSLRYDFDTVNRTGCQTYRYGPLSSGSLSIDPTLTRLFECMSLAYSGKIVSPKWKSFKGLRLLWRDKIRLNNAIWRAWFIQYVEKRKNPVCGFVTPLDGLEADAHRKPEAIILEGSYWKRRIEVVIKEYHKWRIYYKKRLQKKKDDILLMLQEGQICQARQDKWSYQIYQEPEAVPAEAHMFDLDCLLSDISDTLFTMTQKSCPWTSERHNTYTNNADMIQPGLTPLQPNLDDFMDIPDIFMNSRGQPTEHTGFADCSYFESSSSAAFAPVPSPVATAPQLLIDTQLAQPNLPSDNLPHPSISNTRPNQTSSVQDCGEYHTSDIITEAMPYGHQSYHDAPVSIAFSSSTEQTASASIPFLYPLPCHKFGYCTMTSGTSTVITHTASTMGAQGAAQQAHGYPHTGDMYSQTPCHSLSYPAVVSDPVHAALPSVTAAHCFSVPEQVTFTGAKGKHKQKTGGPRTAAPPVLPSAPPPTSCLAKLLSTGAHERKPTLGFNTAPVTAKAQRSSSSTSSTSRCTHVGGASSQLQHGASWSVGIPVLTPLQSQSATLGHSGPHTSTSKASAVSALLTHGTSDTGTTLLVPKTEKLSPVQLYSTDRSSLTVKFPTHPGQTSPPNPLDKASNLESPHSGFSGYGKLESSKQTDTRRITHISAEQKRRFNIKLGFDTLHNLVSTLSSQPSIKISKATTLQKTAEYITKMQQERAQLHEEAQKLKEEIQLLNTAINTCQQQLPATGVPITRQRFDHMREKFREYVRAQTLQNWKFWIFSIIIEPLFESYNGMVSTASVEELCRSTLSWMDQHCSLPALRPMVLSSLRLLSTTTAILTDPSLLPEQATLAVTQGDPAAVLDHSLQTVPRQ
- the LOC116325918 gene encoding carbohydrate-responsive element-binding protein-like isoform X3, with the protein product MAGKGSVCSAGESQLQDFLESDSDPEGEPARVAGTGPSPESFPRTQVIHSGHFMVSSPHSDSAARRRKSGGSLRYDFDTVNRTGCQTYRYGPLSSGSLSIDPTLTRLFECMSLAYSGKIVSPKWKSFKGLRLLWRDKIRLNNAIWRAWFIQYVEKRKNPVCGFVTPLDGLEADAHRKPEAIILEGSYWKRRIEVVIKEYHKWRIYYKKRLQKKKDDILLMLQEGQICQARQDKWSYQIYQEPEAVPAEAHMFDLDCLLSDISDTLFTMTQKSCPWTSERHNNIFMNSRGQPTEHTGFADCSYFESSSSAAFAPVPSPVATAPQLLIDTQLAQPNLPSDNLPHPSISNTRPNQTSSVQDCGEYHTSDIITEAMPYGHQSYHDAPVSIAFSSSTEQTASASIPFLYPLPCHKFGYCTMTSGTSTVITHTASTMGAQGAAQQAHGYPHTGDMYSQTPCHSLSYPAVVSDPVHAALPSVTAAHCFSVPEQVTFTGAKGKHKQKTGGPRTAAPPVLPSAPPPTSCLAKLLSTGAHERKPTLGFNTAPVTAKAQRSSSSTSSQTSRCTHVGGASSQLQHGASWSVGIPVLTPLQSQSATLGHSGPHTSTSKASAVSALLTHGTSDTGTTLLVPKTEKLSPVQLYSTDRSSLTVKFPTHPGQTSPPNPLDKASNLESPHSGFSGYGKLESSKQTDTRRITHISAEQKRRFNIKLGFDTLHNLVSTLSSQPSIKISKATTLQKTAEYITKMQQERAQLHEEAQKLKEEIQLLNTAINTCQQQLPATGVPITRQRFDHMREKFREYVRAQTLQNWKFWIFSIIIEPLFESYNGMVSTASVEELCRSTLSWMDQHCSLPALRPMVLSSLRLLSTTTAILTDPSLLPEQATLAVTQGDPAAVLDHSLQTVPRQ
- the LOC116325918 gene encoding carbohydrate-responsive element-binding protein-like isoform X1, encoding MAGKGSVCSAGESQLQDFLESDSDPEGEPARVAGTGPSPESFPRTQVIHSGHFMVSSPHSDSAARRRKSGGSLRYDFDTVNRTGCQTYRYGPLSSGSLSIDPTLTRLFECMSLAYSGKIVSPKWKSFKGLRLLWRDKIRLNNAIWRAWFIQYVEKRKNPVCGFVTPLDGLEADAHRKPEAIILEGSYWKRRIEVVIKEYHKWRIYYKKRLQKKKDDILLMLQEGQICQARQDKWSYQIYQEPEAVPAEAHMFDLDCLLSDISDTLFTMTQKSCPWTSERHNTYTNNADMIQPGLTPLQPNLDDFMDIPDIFMNSRGQPTEHTGFADCSYFESSSSAAFAPVPSPVATAPQLLIDTQLAQPNLPSDNLPHPSISNTRPNQTSSVQDCGEYHTSDIITEAMPYGHQSYHDAPVSIAFSSSTEQTASASIPFLYPLPCHKFGYCTMTSGTSTVITHTASTMGAQGAAQQAHGYPHTGDMYSQTPCHSLSYPAVVSDPVHAALPSVTAAHCFSVPEQVTFTGAKGKHKQKTGGPRTAAPPVLPSAPPPTSCLAKLLSTGAHERKPTLGFNTAPVTAKAQRSSSSTSSQTSRCTHVGGASSQLQHGASWSVGIPVLTPLQSQSATLGHSGPHTSTSKASAVSALLTHGTSDTGTTLLVPKTEKLSPVQLYSTDRSSLTVKFPTHPGQTSPPNPLDKASNLESPHSGFSGYGKLESSKQTDTRRITHISAEQKRRFNIKLGFDTLHNLVSTLSSQPSIKISKATTLQKTAEYITKMQQERAQLHEEAQKLKEEIQLLNTAINTCQQQLPATGVPITRQRFDHMREKFREYVRAQTLQNWKFWIFSIIIEPLFESYNGMVSTASVEELCRSTLSWMDQHCSLPALRPMVLSSLRLLSTTTAILTDPSLLPEQATLAVTQGDPAAVLDHSLQTVPRQ